One Phoenix dactylifera cultivar Barhee BC4 chromosome 14, palm_55x_up_171113_PBpolish2nd_filt_p, whole genome shotgun sequence DNA window includes the following coding sequences:
- the LOC103706078 gene encoding zinc finger A20 and AN1 domain-containing stress-associated protein 5 produces MAEEGRCQEGHRLCANNCGFFGSPATLNLCSKCYRDSRLKEEHAASAKIAVEKSLASSSSGSPSAVAVAVPCPAGEATSPVALTSLEAAAPSQTAPVASQTGRCTACRKRVGLTGFKCRCGATYCGTHRYPEQHGCTFDFKVAGREAIARANPVVKARKLDNKI; encoded by the coding sequence ATGGCGGAAGAAGGGAGATGCCAGGAGGGGCACCGCCTTTGCGCGAACAACTGTGGCTTCTTCGGGAGCCCGGCGACGCTCAACCTCTGCTCCAAATGCTACCGCGACTCCCGTCTCAAGGAGGAGCATGCCGCCTCCGCCAAGATCGCTGTCGAGAAATCCctcgcctcctcctcttccggtTCCCCCTCTGCTGTCGCTGTTGCGGTGCCCTGTCCAGCCGGGGAGGCGACGAGCCCTGTGGCCCTGACCTCGCTAGAGGCGGCGGCGCCGTCGCAGACGGCACCGGTGGCCTCCCAGACGGGCAGGTGTACGGCTTGCCGGAAGAGGGTGGGGCTGACGGGGTTCAAGTGCCGGTGCGGGGCGACGTACTGCGGGACCCACCGGTACCCGGAGCAGCATGGCTGCACCTTCGACTTCAAGGTGGCGGGCCGCGAGGCCATCGCCCGCGCCAACCCCGTCGTCAAGGCCCGCAAACTCGACAACAAGATCTAG